Proteins co-encoded in one Glandiceps talaboti chromosome 22, keGlaTala1.1, whole genome shotgun sequence genomic window:
- the LOC144451917 gene encoding uncharacterized protein LOC144451917, whose amino-acid sequence METIGLLVLVLFLSTSTQTFALECLSCKATSFDELDSCYNPASEVSSSTIGVILATCGTDEVCRTKTYVDGEVLSLERGCFNKENFCKGKDDVQGECSWTDNYGQNCHSCCNSQKCNRDVPGGADVSVANSALVVMLTSVLVLLFEM is encoded by the exons CAACGCAGACATTTGCACTAGAATGTCTGTCATGTAAAGCAACTTCGTTTGATGAATTAGACTCGTGTTACAATCCAGCTTCTGAAGTATCAAGTTCTACCATTGGTGTAATTTTAGCCACGTGTGGTACAGACGAAGTATGCCGG ACAAAGACCTACGTCGATGGTGAAGTTCTTAGTCTTGAACGAGGCTGCTTCAACAAGGAAAACTTTTGCAAAGGAAAAGACGATGTTCAGGGCGAATGTTCATGGACAGATAATTATGGAC AGAACTGTCATTCATGCTGCAACTCGCAGAAGTGTAACCGAGATGTCCCAGGCGGAGCTGATGTCTCAGTTGCAAACAGCGCCCTCGTCGTCATGCTTACAAGTGTTCTGGTCCTGTTGTTTGAAATGTGA